The following proteins come from a genomic window of Pseudomonas syringae:
- a CDS encoding DeoR/GlpR family transcriptional regulator: MNLPPRQQQILELVRDRGYVSIEEMATLFVVTPQTIRRDINQLAEMNLLRRYHGGAAYDSSIENTAYAMRADQMRDEKQRIAEAIAAQIPDNASLFINIGTTTESIARALLNHNNLKIITNNLHVASILSTKDDFEVLIAGGNVRRDGGVVGQGSIDFISQFKVDFALVGISGIDEDGSLLDFDYQEVRVSQAIIANARKVLLAADSSKFGRNAMVRLGPITLIDCLVTDQPPVPALQQLLNQHKIRLEVV, translated from the coding sequence ATGAACCTGCCTCCCCGCCAACAACAGATCCTCGAACTGGTCCGTGACCGTGGTTACGTCAGCATCGAGGAAATGGCGACGCTGTTCGTCGTGACCCCACAAACCATCCGCCGCGATATCAATCAGCTGGCGGAAATGAACCTGCTGCGTCGCTACCACGGCGGCGCGGCTTATGACTCCAGCATCGAAAACACCGCTTACGCCATGCGTGCGGATCAGATGCGCGACGAGAAACAACGGATCGCCGAGGCCATCGCCGCGCAGATCCCGGACAACGCGTCGTTGTTCATCAATATCGGCACCACCACCGAATCCATCGCCCGCGCTCTGCTCAATCACAACAACCTGAAAATCATCACCAACAACCTGCATGTGGCGTCGATTCTCAGCACCAAGGACGATTTCGAGGTCTTGATCGCAGGCGGTAATGTCCGCCGTGACGGCGGTGTCGTGGGTCAGGGCAGTATCGATTTCATCAGCCAGTTCAAGGTGGACTTCGCGCTGGTCGGCATCAGCGGCATCGACGAAGACGGCAGTCTGCTGGATTTCGATTATCAGGAAGTTCGGGTTTCCCAGGCGATCATCGCCAATGCGCGTAAAGTGCTGCTGGCGGCTGACTCCAGCAAATTCGGGCGCAATGCCATGGTCCGGCTCGGGCCGATCACCCTCATCGACTGCCTGGTCACCGACCAG
- the glpK gene encoding glycerol kinase GlpK — MTDTQNKNYIIALDQGTTSSRAIIFDRDANVVSTAQSEFVQHYPQAGWVEHDPMEIFATQTACMTKALAQADLHHNQIAAIGITNQRETTVIWERDTGRPIYNAIVWQCRRSTEICQQLKRDGLEEYIKDTTGLVIDPYFSGSKVKWILDNVEGSRERARKGELMFGTIDTWLIWKFTGGKVHVTDYTNASRTMLFNIHTLEWDQRMLDVLDIPREILPEVKGSSEVYGHSKSGIPIAGIAGDQQAALFGQMCVEPGQAKNTYGTGCFLLMNTGKKAVKSAHGMLTTIGCGPRGEVAYALEGAVFNGGSTVQWLRDELKLINDALDTEYFASKVKDSNGVYLVPAFTGLGAPYWDPYARGALFGLTRGVKVDHIIRAALESIAYQTRDVLDAMQQDSGERLKSLRVDGGAVANNFLMQFQADILGTHVERPQMRETTALGAAFLAGLAIGFWSSLDELRNKAVIERVFEPSCEEAHREKLYAGWQKAVARTRDWEPHENEE, encoded by the coding sequence ATGACTGACACACAGAACAAGAATTACATCATTGCTCTTGACCAGGGCACCACCAGCTCGCGAGCCATCATTTTCGACCGCGATGCCAACGTGGTGAGCACTGCCCAAAGCGAATTCGTCCAGCATTATCCGCAGGCTGGCTGGGTTGAACATGACCCGATGGAAATCTTCGCCACCCAGACGGCGTGCATGACCAAGGCACTGGCGCAGGCCGACCTGCATCACAATCAGATTGCCGCCATCGGTATCACCAACCAGCGTGAAACCACGGTGATCTGGGAACGCGACACCGGCCGCCCGATCTACAACGCGATCGTCTGGCAGTGCCGCCGCAGCACCGAGATCTGCCAGCAGCTCAAGCGCGATGGCCTTGAGGAATACATCAAGGACACCACGGGCCTGGTGATTGACCCGTACTTCTCCGGCTCCAAGGTCAAATGGATTCTGGACAACGTAGAAGGCAGCCGCGAACGCGCCCGCAAAGGCGAATTGATGTTCGGCACTATCGATACCTGGCTGATCTGGAAATTTACCGGCGGCAAGGTGCATGTCACCGACTACACCAACGCCTCGCGCACCATGCTGTTCAACATCCACACGCTGGAGTGGGATCAGCGCATGCTTGACGTGCTGGATATCCCGCGCGAAATCCTGCCCGAGGTCAAAGGCTCGTCCGAAGTCTATGGTCACAGCAAGAGCGGCATTCCGATTGCCGGTATCGCGGGCGACCAGCAAGCGGCGCTGTTCGGCCAGATGTGCGTCGAGCCGGGCCAGGCCAAGAACACCTACGGCACCGGCTGCTTCCTGCTGATGAACACCGGCAAGAAAGCCGTGAAATCGGCACATGGCATGCTCACCACCATCGGCTGCGGTCCGCGTGGTGAAGTGGCCTATGCGCTGGAAGGTGCCGTGTTCAACGGCGGTTCTACCGTGCAGTGGCTGCGCGACGAACTGAAGCTGATCAATGACGCGCTGGACACCGAATACTTCGCCAGCAAGGTCAAGGACAGCAATGGCGTGTATCTGGTCCCGGCCTTCACCGGCCTGGGTGCTCCGTACTGGGACCCGTATGCCCGTGGCGCCTTGTTCGGCCTGACCCGTGGCGTGAAAGTCGATCACATCATTCGCGCCGCGCTGGAATCCATCGCTTATCAGACTCGCGACGTACTCGACGCCATGCAGCAGGACTCCGGCGAACGCCTCAAGTCGCTGCGTGTGGACGGCGGCGCGGTGGCCAACAACTTCCTGATGCAGTTTCAGGCTGACATTCTCGGCACTCACGTCGAACGTCCGCAAATGCGTGAAACGACAGCACTGGGCGCAGCGTTCCTGGCCGGCCTGGCGATTGGTTTCTGGAGCAGCCTGGACGAACTGCGCAACAAGGCGGTGATCGAGCGGGTATTCGAGCCATCGTGCGAAGAGGCGCATCGCGAGAAGCTGTACGCAGGCTGGCAGAAAGCCGTGGCGCGCACCCGTGACTGGGAACCGCACGAAAACGAAGAGTGA
- a CDS encoding MIP/aquaporin family protein, which translates to MTIALKQPTLTGQCLAEFLGTALMIFFGTGCVAALKVAGATFGLWEISIIWGIAVSMGIYLSAGVSGAHLNPAVSIALSLFAGFEKRKLPFYISSQIAGAFFGAGLVYLLYISLFFDFEHAHHIIRGSEQSLELASVFSTYPNPAISVGQAFLVEVVITTILMGVIMALGDDGNGLPRGPLAPLLIGLLVAVIGSSMGPLTGFAMNPARDFGPKLMTFFAGWGEMAFTGGRDIPYFLVPIFAPILGACLGAAGYRMLIARHLPSAVPVENEKKAPVVRGKVQASS; encoded by the coding sequence ATGACCATTGCACTAAAACAACCGACATTGACCGGGCAATGCCTGGCAGAATTTCTGGGCACTGCCCTGATGATTTTTTTCGGCACCGGGTGCGTTGCAGCGCTCAAGGTCGCGGGTGCAACTTTCGGCTTATGGGAAATCTCCATCATCTGGGGCATCGCCGTCAGCATGGGGATCTACCTCAGCGCGGGTGTTTCCGGTGCGCACCTCAACCCGGCCGTCAGCATCGCACTGAGTCTGTTCGCCGGTTTCGAAAAACGTAAATTGCCGTTTTACATCTCGTCACAGATCGCTGGCGCGTTTTTCGGCGCGGGTCTTGTGTACCTGTTGTACATCAGCCTCTTTTTCGACTTCGAACATGCTCACCACATTATCCGCGGCAGCGAGCAAAGCCTCGAATTGGCGTCGGTATTCTCGACCTATCCAAATCCGGCCATTTCCGTGGGTCAGGCATTTCTGGTCGAAGTGGTCATCACCACCATTCTGATGGGCGTGATCATGGCCTTGGGCGATGACGGCAATGGCTTGCCGCGCGGCCCGCTGGCGCCCCTGCTGATCGGCCTGCTGGTGGCGGTGATCGGCAGCTCGATGGGACCGCTGACCGGCTTCGCCATGAACCCGGCTCGCGACTTCGGTCCGAAGCTGATGACGTTCTTCGCTGGCTGGGGTGAAATGGCGTTCACCGGCGGTCGTGACATACCTTATTTCCTGGTTCCGATTTTTGCGCCCATTCTGGGTGCCTGCCTGGGTGCGGCCGGCTATCGCATGCTGATTGCGCGTCACCTGCCAAGCGCCGTTCCCGTTGAAAACGAAAAAAAAGCTCCAGTGGTTCGCGGCAAAGTTCAGGCTTCATCTTGA
- the ybaK gene encoding Cys-tRNA(Pro) deacylase, producing the protein MTPALDLLKKLHAEHRIHSYEHDPKAASYGLEAAEKLGLEPGRVFKTLLASTEKGELLVAVVPVVGTLDLKALAQAAGAKKTEMADPAAAQRSTGYLLGGISPLGQKKRLRTFIDDTAQNFESIYVSAGRRGLEVELTAAVLAEHTQARFAPVGRG; encoded by the coding sequence ATGACACCCGCATTGGACTTACTGAAAAAACTTCATGCCGAGCACCGTATTCATAGCTATGAACATGATCCGAAAGCGGCGTCGTATGGGCTGGAGGCGGCGGAAAAACTGGGGCTGGAGCCTGGGCGAGTGTTCAAGACCTTGTTGGCCAGCACTGAAAAAGGTGAATTGCTGGTCGCTGTCGTGCCGGTCGTCGGAACACTCGATCTGAAGGCTCTGGCGCAGGCTGCCGGGGCCAAGAAAACCGAAATGGCCGACCCTGCGGCTGCGCAACGTTCCACCGGATACCTGTTGGGCGGCATCAGCCCGCTCGGTCAGAAAAAGCGGCTGCGCACGTTCATCGACGACACTGCGCAGAACTTTGAAAGCATTTATGTCAGTGCCGGGCGGCGGGGGCTGGAAGTGGAACTGACGGCGGCGGTGCTCGCCGAACACACGCAAGCCAGGTTTGCCCCGGTCGGTCGTGGATAG
- a CDS encoding ABC transporter ATP-binding protein, producing the protein MNQPLLLSLRNLACGYQNQRVVQDLNLHLNAGDIGCLLGSSGCGKTTTLRAIAGFEPIHAGEISLAGEVISRPGWTLAPEKRRIGMVFQDYALFPHLSVAENVAFGIRKHPQLGKVIGELLELVNLGALGKRYPHELSGGQQQRVALARALAPEPQLLLLDEPFSNLDGELRRRLSHEVRDILKARGTSAILVTHDQEEAFAVSDHVGVFKEGRLEQWDTPYNLYHEPQTPFVASFIGQGYFIRGQMIDPQSVNTELGVLRGNRAYPGVSGSAVDVLLRPDDIVYAPDSDLKARVTGRTFQGASTLYRLQLPTGSQLEAIFPSHADHRQGDDVGIRVAADHLVLFAAPGSVAAHLPGN; encoded by the coding sequence ATGAACCAGCCGTTGCTGCTGAGCCTGCGCAACCTGGCCTGCGGCTATCAGAACCAGCGCGTGGTGCAGGACCTGAATCTGCACCTCAATGCCGGCGATATCGGCTGCCTGCTGGGCTCATCGGGCTGCGGCAAGACCACGACCCTGCGCGCAATCGCCGGTTTCGAACCGATCCACGCCGGGGAAATCAGCCTGGCGGGCGAAGTGATTTCCCGCCCTGGCTGGACGCTGGCTCCAGAGAAGCGCCGCATCGGCATGGTGTTTCAGGATTACGCCCTGTTCCCGCACCTGAGCGTTGCCGAAAACGTGGCATTCGGCATTCGCAAACACCCGCAGCTGGGCAAGGTGATCGGCGAGTTGCTGGAGCTGGTCAATCTCGGCGCGTTGGGTAAGCGCTATCCTCACGAACTATCTGGCGGCCAGCAACAGCGTGTCGCGCTGGCCAGAGCGCTGGCACCGGAACCCCAGCTATTGCTGCTCGACGAGCCGTTCTCCAACCTGGACGGCGAGCTGCGTCGGCGGCTGAGCCATGAAGTGCGAGACATCCTCAAGGCGCGCGGCACCAGCGCCATTCTGGTGACTCACGATCAGGAAGAAGCCTTCGCGGTCAGCGATCACGTGGGCGTCTTCAAGGAAGGTCGTCTGGAACAGTGGGATACGCCTTACAACCTGTACCACGAACCGCAGACACCCTTTGTTGCCAGCTTCATCGGCCAGGGGTATTTCATTCGCGGGCAGATGATCGATCCACAATCGGTGAATACCGAGCTCGGCGTTCTGCGCGGTAACCGGGCATATCCGGGTGTCAGCGGCAGTGCCGTAGATGTCTTGCTGCGCCCTGACGATATCGTTTACGCACCCGACAGCGACTTGAAAGCGCGGGTCACGGGTCGGACTTTTCAAGGCGCTTCGACCTTGTATCGTCTGCAACTGCCCACTGGCAGCCAGCTTGAGGCCATCTTTCCCAGCCATGCCGATCACCGCCAGGGTGACGACGTCGGCATTCGTGTGGCGGCTGATCATCTGGTGCTGTTTGCAGCGCCGGGGAGCGTCGCGGCGCACCTCCCGGGCAACTGA